Proteins from one Brevibacillus humidisoli genomic window:
- the pyrF gene encoding orotidine-5'-phosphate decarboxylase, producing MENVKSRIILALDFPAEDEMNRCLSALQGELEYVKVGMELFYAAGPSIVYALKERGLKVFVDLKVHDIPNTARGAMNSLARLGADMVNVHVAGGRAMMEAAREGLEAGAPAGSTRPLLIGVTMLTSTSRQTMNEQLLIPGQVEEVVVGYAQLAKEAGMDGVVASPLEVPLVKQAAGTAFQTVTPGIRPSGSARGDQTRVTTPEEAFRLGSDYIVVGRAVTAAEEPRAAWQAMLTALQNSTTEQGTPTGGKR from the coding sequence ATGGAGAATGTAAAAAGCCGCATCATCCTCGCTCTGGACTTTCCTGCCGAAGATGAGATGAACCGCTGCCTGTCTGCTCTGCAGGGCGAGCTCGAATACGTAAAGGTGGGCATGGAGTTGTTTTATGCAGCCGGCCCTAGCATTGTCTACGCGTTAAAGGAACGAGGGCTCAAAGTGTTTGTCGACTTGAAGGTGCATGACATCCCCAACACGGCGCGAGGAGCAATGAACAGCTTGGCCCGCCTGGGTGCTGACATGGTTAATGTGCACGTCGCCGGAGGACGGGCGATGATGGAAGCAGCACGCGAAGGACTGGAGGCGGGAGCGCCTGCAGGCTCCACCCGCCCGCTCTTGATTGGGGTGACGATGCTGACCAGTACCAGCAGGCAGACGATGAACGAGCAGCTGTTGATTCCTGGACAGGTGGAAGAGGTCGTTGTCGGATATGCCCAACTGGCAAAAGAGGCAGGAATGGACGGGGTCGTGGCCTCACCGTTGGAAGTGCCGCTGGTTAAGCAGGCAGCCGGCACCGCATTTCAGACGGTAACCCCGGGGATTCGACCGTCCGGCTCTGCACGCGGCGACCAGACACGGGTAACGACGCCGGAGGAAGCGTTTCGACTGGGCAGTGATTACATCGTCGTCGGCCGAGCGGTCACGGCTGCAGAGGAGCCTCGTGCCGCCTGGCAAGCCATGCTGACCGCACTGCAGAACAGCACCACAGAGCAGGGGACACCAACAGGAGGGAAACGATGA
- a CDS encoding CPBP family intramembrane glutamic endopeptidase, whose amino-acid sequence MRLAGEQIRLLLICYGFSASLAVYYGLIWRQSLLVTFLWFHLVVCFGIPLAHALWEGGLRKGWRALWRGDDLKRPEAVFVGLASGVPLFAAALAGIWLMMYSGADLSAVRFLLDSWGLAPEWVVLFGLYLGVVNSFLEELLWRGFVLDRLVAWGRRQAILINSFFYSLYHLLVATALFGQQ is encoded by the coding sequence ATGCGGCTTGCAGGTGAGCAGATCAGGCTGCTCCTCATCTGTTACGGGTTTTCAGCCAGTCTGGCTGTTTACTACGGTTTGATCTGGAGGCAAAGCCTGCTGGTCACCTTCCTGTGGTTTCATCTGGTCGTCTGCTTCGGTATCCCTCTCGCTCACGCCCTGTGGGAGGGCGGGCTTCGAAAAGGCTGGCGAGCTTTATGGCGGGGCGACGATTTGAAGCGACCGGAGGCTGTGTTTGTTGGCCTCGCTAGTGGTGTGCCGCTATTTGCGGCTGCTCTGGCTGGAATCTGGCTGATGATGTACAGCGGTGCAGACCTATCCGCTGTCCGTTTCTTGCTGGACAGTTGGGGGCTTGCCCCAGAGTGGGTAGTTCTGTTTGGGCTTTATCTTGGCGTGGTCAATTCGTTTTTGGAGGAACTGCTGTGGCGGGGATTTGTGCTCGATCGGTTGGTCGCTTGGGGACGCCGCCAAGCGATTCTCATCAACAGCTTTTTTTATTCGCTGTATCATCTGCTGGTAGCCACTGCCTTGTTTGGTCAGCAGTGA
- a CDS encoding CaiB/BaiF CoA transferase family protein has translation MLSGTTVVDFTRHLPGLYCTMRLADMGAEVIKIEAYPPGEAGRTGGPRVDNTGLCYPSTNRNKRSVALNLRTAAGRELAFALAAQADVVVESFRPGVMSHLGLDYEALVEAKPDLIYCSLTGYGQSGTMYQLGGHDLNYQAVSGFSAANRDSEGRPVIPEVPLADFAGGLYAAEQICAALVQKERTGRGVFLDVASVDVMASWTALHMLLLGHTRQEATIGQYLFGLINYNVYETSDGRFVALAALEEKFWHNFCHAVGREDWEPYIGRSVLDQSDVYEEMKALFLTRTQTEWNDLGMEVDCCLTAVEEIDTWLASPYVTSRLSPFVVRHALETHGAPAKLQEATEPVPPTGGDTYDVLRSRLSVNDGQLQRYAMLGIIPKGVMNDESTDDRYRTD, from the coding sequence GTGCTGTCGGGAACAACGGTCGTCGATTTTACCCGTCACCTTCCAGGACTGTACTGTACGATGCGGCTGGCTGATATGGGTGCAGAAGTGATCAAGATCGAGGCGTATCCGCCAGGAGAAGCCGGGCGTACAGGAGGGCCGAGAGTAGATAACACTGGTTTGTGTTATCCCAGTACCAATCGGAACAAGCGCAGTGTGGCACTTAATTTGCGCACGGCTGCGGGCAGAGAGTTGGCATTTGCGCTGGCTGCCCAGGCAGACGTGGTAGTTGAGAGCTTTCGCCCCGGAGTGATGAGCCACCTCGGGCTGGATTACGAGGCACTTGTCGAAGCCAAACCTGACCTGATTTACTGTTCGTTGACAGGCTATGGCCAGTCCGGCACGATGTATCAGTTGGGAGGGCATGATCTTAATTATCAAGCGGTCAGCGGCTTCTCTGCTGCAAACCGTGACAGCGAAGGACGCCCCGTTATCCCGGAAGTTCCACTGGCTGATTTTGCAGGAGGATTGTACGCTGCTGAGCAGATTTGTGCCGCATTGGTCCAGAAGGAGAGGACTGGAAGGGGAGTCTTTCTGGATGTCGCTTCCGTCGATGTGATGGCTTCCTGGACGGCACTGCACATGCTGCTGCTTGGCCACACCCGACAGGAGGCGACGATCGGCCAGTATTTATTCGGCCTCATCAACTACAATGTATATGAGACCTCGGACGGTCGTTTTGTAGCATTAGCTGCCCTGGAGGAAAAATTCTGGCACAATTTCTGCCACGCGGTGGGACGGGAGGATTGGGAGCCGTATATCGGACGGAGTGTGCTCGACCAGTCGGACGTGTACGAGGAGATGAAAGCACTGTTCCTCACCCGGACACAAACTGAGTGGAATGATCTGGGGATGGAAGTAGACTGTTGTTTGACAGCCGTAGAGGAGATCGATACCTGGCTTGCTAGCCCGTACGTTACAAGCCGCCTATCCCCCTTTGTTGTTCGACATGCACTGGAGACACACGGGGCGCCCGCCAAGCTGCAGGAAGCGACGGAGCCAGTCCCGCCCACTGGAGGCGATACCTATGATGTGCTCCGTTCACGGTTGTCCGTAAATGACGGGCAGTTGCAGCGCTATGCCATGTTGGGAATCATTCCGAAAGGAGTCATGAATGATGAATCAACCGATGATCGATACCGTACTGACTAA
- the carB gene encoding carbamoyl-phosphate synthase large subunit yields MPKQPDLKKILVIGSGPIVIGQAAEFDYAGTQACQALKEEGLEVVLINSNPATIMTDTNMADKVYIEPITPEFVARVIRQEKPDGLLPTLGGQTGLNMAVQLAEAGVLEAENVRLLGTNLDSIKQAEDRDLFRALMNELGEPTPESTIVTTVDEAVQFAQEIGYPVIVRPAYTLGGTGGGICDDEESLREIVANGLKYSPITQCLIEKSIAGMKEVEYEVMRDANDNCIVVCNMENIDPVGVHTGDSIVVAPSQTLSDREYQMLRSSALNIIRALEIEGGCNVQYALDPHSFQYYVIEVNPRVSRSSALASKATGYPIAKMAAKIAIGYTLDELKNPVTGQTYACFEPTLDYVVSKIPRWPFDKFHAANRRLGTQMKATGEVMAIGRTFEESLMKAVRSLEVGTYHLELDTAAALPDEALDHRLKVPDDERLFLVAEALRRGRTIEQLHELTRIDLFFLHKLEKIVHLEQELASEGFSPERLYEAKRIGFTDRKVAELSGRTEEEIRRLRKENGLVPVYKMVDTCAAEFEAQTPYYYSTYEQEDERMETGKKRIIVLGSGPIRIGQGIEFDYATVHAVWAIKEAGYEAVIINNNPETVSTDFSTSDRLYFEPLYLEDVMNIIDKEQPEGVIVQFGGQTAINLADKLAQRGVRILGTSLENIDAAENREKFEALLRSLDLAQPPGKTVTSVKEAVGAAEQLGFPVLVRPSYVLGGRAMEIVYNQEELLAYMEQAVKVNPEHPVLIDRYMLGVEAEVDAICDGENVLIPGIMEHIERAGVHSGDSIAVYPPQTLTEAIKRELVEMTTKLALALEINGLLNIQFVIYNNRPYVIEVNPRSSRTVPFLSKVTGIPMANIATKAILGHTITEQGFQPGLHPEEAMVSVKVPVFSFTKLRRLDITLGPEMKSTGEVMGRERTLAKALYKGLVAAGMNIPTHGRLLVTVADKDKAETLEIVSRFHSLGFKLVATSGTADYLEKAGFSVDRVQKLSEGTPNLLDEIRTGKVNIVLNTLTKGKTPARDGFRIRREAVENGAVCLTSLDTAKALLHVLETITFSTESMPEQRTGKLVVTSS; encoded by the coding sequence ATGCCAAAACAACCTGATCTGAAAAAAATTCTCGTCATCGGCTCCGGGCCGATCGTGATCGGGCAGGCGGCTGAGTTCGACTACGCCGGGACGCAGGCCTGCCAGGCGCTGAAAGAAGAGGGATTGGAAGTCGTGCTGATCAATTCTAATCCGGCGACGATCATGACCGATACCAACATGGCCGACAAAGTGTACATCGAACCGATCACGCCTGAGTTTGTAGCACGGGTGATCCGTCAGGAGAAACCGGATGGGCTGCTCCCGACGCTTGGCGGGCAGACTGGGTTGAACATGGCCGTACAATTGGCTGAAGCTGGTGTGCTGGAAGCGGAAAACGTCCGACTGCTCGGGACCAATCTCGATTCAATCAAACAGGCGGAAGACCGTGACCTGTTCCGTGCCCTGATGAACGAGCTGGGAGAACCGACCCCTGAATCGACCATTGTCACCACGGTAGATGAGGCGGTTCAGTTTGCCCAGGAGATAGGGTATCCAGTCATTGTGCGTCCTGCCTACACACTAGGAGGGACCGGCGGCGGGATCTGTGACGACGAGGAGAGCCTGCGGGAGATTGTGGCCAATGGATTAAAGTACTCGCCGATCACCCAGTGCCTGATCGAGAAAAGCATCGCCGGCATGAAAGAGGTCGAATACGAAGTGATGCGCGACGCCAACGATAACTGCATCGTCGTCTGCAATATGGAAAATATCGACCCCGTCGGTGTTCACACCGGGGACAGCATCGTCGTAGCTCCCAGTCAGACGCTGTCTGACCGCGAGTACCAGATGCTTCGCTCTTCGGCGCTCAACATCATCCGTGCGCTTGAGATTGAGGGCGGCTGCAACGTGCAGTACGCACTCGACCCGCACAGCTTCCAATACTACGTGATCGAAGTAAACCCGCGTGTCAGCCGTTCCTCCGCCCTGGCTTCCAAAGCAACCGGCTACCCGATCGCCAAGATGGCGGCCAAGATCGCGATCGGTTATACTCTGGATGAGTTGAAAAACCCGGTGACCGGACAAACGTATGCTTGCTTTGAGCCGACGCTTGATTATGTGGTCAGCAAAATCCCGCGCTGGCCGTTTGACAAGTTCCACGCTGCCAATCGCCGCCTGGGCACACAGATGAAGGCGACAGGGGAAGTGATGGCAATTGGCCGCACGTTTGAAGAGTCGCTGATGAAAGCGGTCCGTTCATTGGAGGTAGGAACCTACCATCTGGAGTTGGATACGGCGGCAGCGCTACCTGACGAGGCATTGGATCACCGCCTGAAAGTACCGGACGACGAGCGACTGTTCTTGGTCGCAGAAGCGCTTCGACGAGGCCGCACAATCGAGCAGTTGCACGAATTAACCCGGATTGACCTGTTTTTCCTGCACAAGCTGGAGAAAATCGTCCATTTGGAGCAAGAGCTGGCGTCGGAGGGGTTTTCGCCGGAGCGCCTGTACGAAGCAAAACGGATCGGCTTTACAGATCGCAAAGTGGCCGAGTTGAGCGGACGGACAGAAGAGGAGATTCGCCGTCTGCGTAAAGAAAACGGCTTGGTGCCGGTCTATAAAATGGTGGATACCTGCGCAGCCGAGTTCGAGGCCCAGACACCCTACTATTACTCCACCTACGAGCAAGAAGATGAACGGATGGAAACGGGTAAAAAACGAATCATCGTACTAGGCTCAGGACCGATTCGGATCGGTCAGGGAATCGAGTTTGACTACGCCACCGTTCACGCCGTCTGGGCGATCAAGGAAGCGGGATATGAGGCAGTGATTATCAACAACAACCCGGAGACGGTTTCTACTGACTTCAGCACTTCTGACCGACTCTATTTCGAACCGCTCTACCTGGAAGATGTGATGAACATCATCGACAAGGAGCAGCCAGAGGGTGTCATCGTCCAGTTTGGCGGTCAAACGGCGATCAATCTGGCCGACAAACTGGCTCAGCGCGGTGTGCGTATCCTTGGCACCAGTCTGGAAAATATCGATGCTGCCGAGAATCGTGAAAAGTTTGAGGCGCTGCTGCGCAGTCTCGACCTGGCTCAGCCCCCTGGCAAAACCGTTACCTCTGTGAAAGAGGCGGTGGGGGCAGCGGAGCAACTCGGTTTCCCTGTCCTGGTTCGGCCTTCTTACGTCCTGGGCGGCCGGGCGATGGAGATCGTCTACAATCAGGAGGAACTGCTCGCCTATATGGAGCAGGCAGTCAAGGTAAATCCGGAGCATCCGGTCCTGATCGATCGGTATATGCTTGGCGTTGAAGCGGAAGTGGATGCGATCTGTGACGGTGAAAACGTGCTGATCCCGGGCATTATGGAGCACATCGAACGGGCCGGGGTCCACTCTGGCGACTCGATCGCCGTCTACCCGCCGCAGACGCTGACGGAAGCGATCAAGCGGGAACTGGTGGAGATGACGACCAAGCTGGCTCTTGCACTGGAAATCAACGGGCTTCTCAACATCCAGTTCGTCATCTACAACAATCGACCGTACGTGATCGAGGTCAATCCACGCTCCTCACGCACCGTTCCGTTTTTATCCAAGGTAACCGGGATTCCAATGGCTAACATTGCAACCAAAGCCATTCTTGGACACACCATCACCGAACAAGGTTTCCAGCCCGGGTTGCATCCGGAAGAAGCGATGGTCTCGGTAAAAGTTCCTGTCTTCTCCTTTACCAAACTGCGCCGCCTCGACATTACCTTAGGCCCGGAGATGAAATCGACTGGTGAGGTGATGGGACGCGAGCGTACGCTGGCCAAAGCATTGTACAAAGGACTGGTTGCCGCCGGAATGAACATTCCAACTCACGGCAGGCTGCTGGTCACCGTAGCGGACAAGGACAAGGCGGAGACCCTGGAGATTGTCAGTCGCTTCCATAGCCTTGGATTCAAGCTGGTCGCCACATCCGGTACAGCCGATTACTTGGAAAAGGCCGGATTTAGCGTTGACCGCGTGCAGAAATTGTCAGAGGGTACACCAAACCTGTTGGACGAGATCCGCACCGGCAAGGTAAATATCGTGCTTAACACGCTGACCAAGGGCAAGACACCAGCGCGTGACGGGTTCCGCATACGCCGGGAAGCAGTAGAGAACGGCGCTGTCTGTCTCACCTCGCTGGATACGGCCAAGGCGCTGCTGCACGTGCTGGAGACGATTACCTTTTCCACGGAATCCATGCCTGAACAGCGAACTGGCAAGCTGGTTGTGACCAGTTCTTAA
- a CDS encoding enoyl-CoA hydratase/isomerase family protein, producing the protein MNQPMIDTVLTNLTDDVYTITLNRPHVMNAMDMSMFTGLSEAISQAAHDQTIRVVVLRGAGGHFCSGADLNALKKMSDPREVDSLLVMINGFLSQLAAIDKPTVAVLEGAAVGAGLNLALHADFVIAREDALLQEPFVQIGLTTDFGGTYLLPRLVGMPQAKRLALLGERLTGAEAERIGLIYKAVPEAGLQQAFEQLIGVLRRLPRKAYAVTKDGFAKGLTASLADMLVWEKEQQPRLIASPEFQELIAAKTKRG; encoded by the coding sequence ATGAATCAACCGATGATCGATACCGTACTGACTAACCTCACTGACGATGTTTATACGATTACCCTTAACAGGCCGCATGTGATGAATGCGATGGACATGTCGATGTTTACAGGATTGTCCGAGGCGATCAGCCAGGCGGCACATGACCAGACAATCCGTGTGGTGGTGCTACGTGGCGCGGGCGGCCATTTTTGCTCAGGCGCTGATCTCAACGCACTGAAAAAGATGTCTGATCCGCGAGAAGTTGATTCGCTGCTGGTGATGATTAATGGATTCCTCAGCCAGCTTGCTGCGATAGACAAGCCTACCGTTGCTGTGTTGGAAGGTGCAGCGGTAGGAGCCGGGCTGAACTTGGCCTTACATGCTGACTTCGTCATCGCCAGGGAAGATGCACTGCTGCAGGAGCCTTTCGTACAGATTGGGTTGACTACCGATTTTGGAGGAACCTATCTGCTGCCACGACTCGTCGGGATGCCCCAAGCCAAGCGACTGGCACTGCTCGGTGAGCGGTTGACAGGGGCGGAAGCGGAGCGAATCGGGCTGATTTACAAGGCCGTCCCTGAGGCCGGCCTGCAGCAGGCTTTCGAACAGCTTATTGGCGTGCTGCGACGCTTGCCGCGAAAGGCGTATGCCGTCACCAAAGATGGCTTTGCCAAAGGGCTGACTGCCAGTCTGGCCGATATGCTGGTGTGGGAAAAAGAGCAGCAGCCGCGACTTATCGCCTCTCCAGAGTTTCAGGAGTTGATAGCAGCGAAGACGAAGCGAGGATAG
- a CDS encoding DUF309 domain-containing protein, which yields MYPEAYVQYLCHFHGDRDYFECHEILEEYWKSKPQPREAVWVGLIQIAVSLYHQRRGNMAGAAKMMESAIRIVVNRTEQVHALGLDHTALVDMLQQRLAQIKEGAAYTSLNLPISDPGLQKQCEQCCDMQGVRFGQPSQLDNLFLLHKHTLRDRSDVIQERLESLRRKKNR from the coding sequence CTGTATCCCGAAGCATATGTACAGTACCTCTGCCACTTTCACGGAGACCGTGATTATTTTGAATGTCATGAAATCCTGGAGGAGTACTGGAAAAGCAAACCACAACCGCGAGAAGCGGTGTGGGTAGGGCTGATTCAAATCGCTGTCTCCTTGTACCATCAGCGGCGCGGCAACATGGCCGGTGCCGCCAAGATGATGGAGAGTGCGATCCGGATCGTTGTTAACCGGACAGAACAGGTACATGCATTGGGCTTAGACCACACCGCACTCGTAGACATGCTTCAGCAACGGCTTGCACAAATCAAAGAAGGAGCCGCCTATACCAGCCTCAATCTGCCAATCAGCGATCCTGGGCTGCAGAAGCAATGCGAGCAGTGCTGTGACATGCAGGGAGTTCGCTTTGGCCAACCTAGTCAGCTGGACAATCTGTTTTTGCTGCATAAGCATACCCTGCGTGATCGCAGTGATGTCATCCAGGAGCGGCTGGAGAGCTTGCGCAGAAAGAAGAACAGGTAA
- a CDS encoding CcdC family protein, with amino-acid sequence MSQLFTPAVVGTIAALILAAVIILIRLRAAERPVSSKKILLPPLMMTTGFSMFHFPEVLTPISYDLVAFLAGMLFSIPLILSSRFEVVGEHVYLKRSKAFIGVLLALFVIRLIVKVEVGDLFTPMQTAGLFFVLAYGMILPWRIAVYIMYRQIVKNRPV; translated from the coding sequence ATGAGTCAGCTTTTTACACCTGCCGTTGTGGGAACAATTGCTGCTCTGATCCTGGCTGCCGTCATTATTCTGATTCGCCTGAGGGCGGCAGAGCGACCTGTATCATCCAAAAAAATCCTGCTGCCTCCGTTGATGATGACGACGGGGTTCAGCATGTTTCACTTTCCGGAAGTACTTACACCCATCTCGTACGACTTGGTCGCGTTTCTAGCTGGTATGCTGTTCTCGATCCCGCTGATTCTCTCTTCCCGTTTTGAGGTTGTAGGGGAACATGTCTATTTAAAACGGTCAAAAGCATTTATCGGCGTCCTGCTCGCTCTTTTCGTCATCCGTTTGATCGTGAAAGTGGAAGTAGGCGATTTGTTTACCCCGATGCAGACGGCCGGCCTTTTCTTCGTCCTAGCCTACGGCATGATTCTGCCCTGGCGGATCGCAGTCTATATCATGTACCGTCAGATCGTGAAGAATCGCCCGGTGTAA
- a CDS encoding MFS transporter, whose protein sequence is MIGEIIAGTGMWVAIIANLQFMQHLISSDFLKSLVLMVGLTASVVLSPTAGVMIDRHDRRTILIISSLVRCAAPLCMFPALASDSIAWMILSLVILQSANAFYLPTIQAAVPSVVSSEELLQANAVYLNISTLSRIGGTALGGIMVATMDLWTLYLLAILSFGLLVALSWYNRIPQTERAGAMLPEKPRFVEVFSMIRGEPGVLVGIINMGIITLFLGGFNLLVLSYSEIQQDPGLMGWIYTVEGTSILLGGLLAKRWTGTRNLLTTSTLLIFVFAFSQLGMSFAEHRMAVLLSFALFGFTVAFFFPMVTTIFQRRLPDEAHGRFFSFKGMLDRVLFQLALLITGAGLDLFGLSWYMLLLASLTAFSALLTLLFIRRRAQQGSSLSDRRSAAG, encoded by the coding sequence ATGATCGGGGAAATCATTGCCGGAACGGGCATGTGGGTGGCGATCATAGCCAATCTGCAGTTCATGCAGCATCTGATTTCTTCTGATTTTCTCAAGAGCCTGGTGTTGATGGTTGGATTAACGGCCAGCGTGGTGCTGTCACCAACCGCCGGTGTAATGATCGACCGACATGATAGACGGACGATCCTCATCATCTCCAGCCTGGTCCGTTGTGCTGCACCGCTCTGCATGTTTCCCGCGCTCGCATCCGACTCTATCGCCTGGATGATCCTCTCCCTCGTCATCCTGCAGTCGGCCAACGCCTTTTACTTACCGACAATTCAAGCAGCGGTCCCTTCCGTTGTCTCCTCTGAGGAACTACTGCAAGCCAATGCCGTCTATCTCAATATCTCCACTTTGTCGCGGATTGGCGGAACCGCACTTGGCGGGATCATGGTCGCAACGATGGACCTCTGGACGCTGTATCTGTTGGCAATACTGTCGTTCGGTCTGCTTGTCGCGCTCTCCTGGTACAACCGTATTCCACAGACGGAGCGCGCTGGCGCCATGCTGCCGGAAAAACCTCGCTTCGTTGAAGTATTCTCGATGATTCGCGGGGAGCCGGGCGTGCTGGTCGGGATCATCAATATGGGGATCATCACCCTATTTCTCGGCGGCTTTAACCTGCTTGTTCTCTCGTATAGCGAGATACAGCAGGATCCCGGATTGATGGGCTGGATCTATACGGTAGAAGGCACGAGCATCCTGTTGGGCGGTCTGTTGGCGAAGCGGTGGACCGGTACACGCAATCTGTTGACCACCTCCACCCTGCTGATCTTTGTCTTTGCTTTTTCACAGCTTGGGATGTCGTTTGCCGAACACCGTATGGCGGTGCTCTTATCATTTGCTCTGTTCGGCTTTACCGTTGCCTTCTTCTTCCCCATGGTGACGACCATTTTCCAAAGGAGACTGCCCGATGAAGCTCACGGACGTTTCTTTTCGTTTAAGGGGATGCTGGATCGGGTGTTGTTCCAATTGGCGTTGTTGATCACTGGTGCTGGTCTGGACTTGTTTGGCCTCTCCTGGTACATGCTGTTGTTAGCCTCGCTGACTGCTTTTAGCGCCTTGCTGACCCTACTGTTCATCCGCAGACGAGCACAGCAAGGGAGCTCCTTGAGTGATCGGCGCTCTGCGGCAGGTTAA
- the carA gene encoding glutamine-hydrolyzing carbamoyl-phosphate synthase small subunit, with amino-acid sequence MRARLLLEDGTECVGTALGAASEQFGEVVFNTGLTGYQEVLSDPSYCGQIVVMTYPLIGNYGINRDDFEAVRPFIHGFVVREHCDLPSNWRSASTLDELLREYEIPGIAGVDTRMLTRKIRHHGTLRGLITTADTPADELIHQIRRTPLLTDQVSRVSTKSVFSCPGNGPRVVLVDFGSKHGILRELTKRGCDVVVVPYDVTAEEIRRIRPDGVLLSNGPGDPKDVPEAIHMIRDLLGEYPLFGICLGHQLFALASGANTEKMKFGHRGGNHPVKELTSGRTYITSQNHGYAVTSESIVGTGLEITHIALNDGTIEGLRDLNRRAFSVQYHPEAAPGPYDSGYLFDQFLELIASTKGANAYAKTT; translated from the coding sequence ATGCGTGCTAGATTACTACTCGAAGACGGGACAGAATGTGTGGGAACGGCCCTGGGGGCGGCTAGCGAACAGTTTGGCGAAGTGGTCTTCAACACCGGGCTCACAGGTTACCAGGAAGTGCTGTCCGATCCCTCCTACTGCGGTCAAATCGTGGTCATGACCTATCCATTGATCGGCAACTACGGGATCAACCGCGATGACTTTGAAGCAGTGCGGCCGTTCATCCACGGATTTGTCGTGCGCGAGCATTGCGACCTGCCGAGCAACTGGCGCAGTGCCAGCACGCTGGACGAACTGCTGAGGGAATATGAGATTCCCGGCATCGCCGGTGTCGATACTCGAATGCTGACGCGCAAGATCCGGCATCATGGAACGCTGCGCGGCCTGATTACAACGGCGGACACGCCAGCGGATGAACTTATCCATCAGATCAGACGTACGCCGCTGCTTACCGACCAGGTATCACGTGTCTCTACCAAGAGCGTCTTTAGCTGCCCGGGAAACGGGCCACGCGTTGTATTGGTTGACTTCGGGTCGAAGCACGGCATTTTGCGAGAGTTGACCAAACGCGGCTGCGACGTCGTCGTTGTCCCTTACGATGTGACGGCAGAAGAGATACGGCGGATTCGGCCAGATGGCGTCCTGCTCTCCAATGGCCCCGGCGACCCGAAAGACGTGCCGGAAGCGATCCATATGATACGCGACCTGCTTGGCGAATACCCGCTGTTTGGCATCTGCCTGGGGCATCAGCTGTTTGCGCTGGCGTCTGGAGCCAACACCGAGAAGATGAAGTTCGGCCATCGCGGCGGCAATCATCCGGTGAAAGAGCTGACCAGCGGACGGACGTACATCACATCGCAAAACCATGGCTATGCAGTCACAAGTGAATCGATCGTCGGAACCGGATTGGAGATCACGCACATCGCGCTGAACGATGGAACCATCGAAGGACTGCGTGACCTGAACAGACGCGCCTTTTCCGTCCAGTATCATCCAGAAGCAGCACCCGGTCCGTACGATTCCGGATACCTGTTCGACCAGTTTTTAGAGTTAATTGCAAGCACAAAGGGGGCAAACGCGTATGCCAAAACAACCTGA
- a CDS encoding YjzC family protein: MGEPSRFKPGEKSPKNAVYMEIGETGAGVEDPMMVELKKGERFPATRNQNRVWTQK; encoded by the coding sequence TTGGGCGAACCCAGTCGCTTTAAACCCGGGGAAAAGTCGCCGAAAAACGCGGTCTACATGGAAATCGGCGAGACGGGTGCAGGAGTGGAAGATCCGATGATGGTGGAATTGAAAAAAGGGGAGCGGTTTCCTGCCACACGCAATCAAAACCGCGTCTGGACACAAAAGTGA
- the pyrE gene encoding orotate phosphoribosyltransferase, with translation MNKETISLAKQIAAELLRIGAVHLRPDQPFVWTSGLKSPIYCDNRITMSHPDVRRQITDGFVRVIRSRYPQADLVAGTATAGIPHAAWVADRMELPMIYVRDKAKGHGRQNQIEGELTPGKKVVVIEDLISTGGSSLKAAQAVQAEGGVVLGVVAIFSYQFPKAEALFRDAGIEMTTLSGYTALLEAAKEQQVITAEQERLLAAWRETPETFFS, from the coding sequence ATGAACAAAGAGACGATATCTTTAGCCAAACAGATTGCCGCTGAGCTGCTGCGGATTGGGGCGGTTCACTTGCGTCCGGATCAGCCGTTTGTCTGGACATCGGGGCTAAAATCACCGATCTACTGTGATAATCGGATCACGATGTCCCATCCTGATGTGCGTCGCCAGATCACAGACGGGTTCGTCAGGGTGATCCGTTCTCGCTACCCGCAGGCTGACCTGGTTGCCGGGACTGCTACTGCCGGTATCCCGCATGCAGCCTGGGTGGCGGATCGGATGGAACTGCCGATGATTTATGTACGTGACAAGGCAAAAGGACACGGCCGGCAAAATCAGATCGAAGGGGAACTGACGCCTGGAAAAAAAGTAGTCGTGATCGAGGATCTGATCTCCACCGGCGGCAGTTCGCTAAAGGCCGCCCAAGCCGTTCAAGCTGAGGGTGGGGTTGTGCTGGGAGTGGTGGCGATCTTTTCCTATCAATTCCCCAAGGCTGAGGCCTTGTTTCGCGACGCGGGGATTGAGATGACGACACTCTCCGGATATACCGCATTGCTTGAAGCAGCCAAGGAACAGCAGGTGATTACGGCAGAACAAGAGAGGCTGCTTGCCGCCTGGAGGGAAACTCCCGAGACGTTTTTCTCCTAA